A window of the Synechococcus sp. JA-3-3Ab genome harbors these coding sequences:
- a CDS encoding bifunctional nuclease family protein yields the protein MIEMHVAGIAVDAVNQAPIVILRDTHERRALPIWVGRAEANAILQALDDQKPLRPMTHDLILNSWKAWGIKLERVIIHALLDNTFYAVLVTVCGDKKQEIDCRPSDAIALALRAHAPIWTVEEVIAEASIPMNQDADEAEREAFHKFVESVTPKDFIRSHLLRDQPTESDG from the coding sequence ATGATCGAGATGCATGTGGCTGGGATCGCGGTCGACGCTGTCAACCAGGCTCCCATTGTCATCTTGCGCGATACCCATGAGCGGCGTGCCCTACCCATCTGGGTAGGAAGAGCGGAGGCCAACGCCATTCTGCAGGCGCTGGACGACCAAAAGCCCCTCCGCCCCATGACCCACGACCTTATTCTGAACTCCTGGAAAGCTTGGGGGATCAAGCTGGAGCGGGTTATCATCCACGCGCTGCTGGACAACACCTTCTATGCAGTGCTTGTTACAGTCTGCGGCGATAAAAAGCAGGAGATCGACTGCCGCCCCAGCGATGCCATTGCCCTTGCCTTGCGGGCCCATGCCCCCATCTGGACCGTAGAAGAGGTGATTGCGGAAGCTTCGATCCCGATGAACCAAGATGCCGACGAGGCAGAGCGGGAGGCCTTCCATAAGTTTGTGGAAAGCGTGACGCCCAAAGACTTTATTCGCAGCCACCTCCTCAGGGATCAGCCCACGGAATCGGATGGCTGA